One Setaria viridis chromosome 5, Setaria_viridis_v4.0, whole genome shotgun sequence genomic region harbors:
- the LOC117857741 gene encoding uncharacterized protein: MAAAFSIRRCAEAMRGTPAAALGPFDLAARDLPPMEVRFFRWWEDEFAAIKAAEAEVEVEAEPVAEVDEDEEEAPGNGRTPKKRFVSDLFAAAPAVDAVVVPNPAADEEEVLGSIVRRHKEMRRKRRLEGAAADEPESSAAAERRAAEGNFARKTSLDKPNLGDGLDTPDASEEHDDEHHLSTEREKITDLKRRKHGRLNNSLQKKANRLKYIGSTKAIKVGKHRDIKKLPLHSILKKYTKHTSVKMVKEKHGNSKGPGVIELCRKSVKRVKFSEANGALGSKKQCSKRPQLESICQLLSDAMNSSSSSSIEMSSEEEHIIAESSSSRMPEKAFAMAKDANDNTNRDYQSERSSTVMSTGLFDLNKKLPDPADLNSPYDPNSEESCLQHTQVGTQCMDQQVIDNGKGSHKESSFTPYAQEEQQHAADLDNRMKSPCILRNQTVQDSVQLQNWCSMTMHHGVSQLSTGGEPSSFQFRGHNLSHSEKQIFHSEMNTQQGSRPSAGQTLRLMGRDLTVSNTRVDNWSEAAQKQPNPTKDHLTNRLVLELPRQGQPFLSLQTQSIPNISASSASTVAHISASSGSTTQAHFRHRTPHNVSHPLPAANVFSGDPRCEDRWRDFTDLQSHRNVLFGCPPLSNHGSAAFIQNSPPPWCYYSDHSTKTDSPSAPFSPINMEHVTPSSDYHANLHMSYGLYSANSSVHPNNSANFTWNHPDQIVQGVPDSRASAALPSRNAGTRMARADPDNATSSSSRFVLRSGPVKLSPGAKHILIPSENTEDGNSAPMYSCVSFGSSNGNVSAPHQNKGAGSRRF; this comes from the exons atggcggcggccttCTCCATCAG GCGCTGCGCCGAAGCGATGCGAggtacgccggcggcggcgctcggcccCTTCGACCTCGCCGCCCGGGATTTGCCGCCGATGGAGGTCCGGTTCTTCCGATGGTGGGAGGATGAGTTTGCGGCTATCAAGGCggctgaggcggaggtggaggtggaggcggagcctGTGGCGGAAGTGgacgaagacgaggaggaggcgccggggAACGGGCGGACGCCGAAGAAGCGGTTCGTCTCCGACCTCTTCGCGGCGGCGCCTGCCGtggacgccgtcgtcgtccccaaCCCCGCtgcggacgaggaggaggtccTCGGCTCCATCGTCAGGCGGCACAAGGAGATGCGGAGGAAGCGGCGCctggagggagcggcggcggacgagccggagtcgtcggcggcggcggagcggcgtgCGGCGGAGGGGAATTTCGCCAGAAAG ACATCACTTgacaagccaaatttgggagaTGGGCTGGATACTCCTGATGCATCAgaggaacatgatgatgaaCATCATCTCAGTACAGAGAGGGAAAAGATCACTGATCTTAAGAGAAGGAAGCATGGAAGACTCAATAATAGCTTACAGAAGAAGGCTAATAGGCTGAAGTATATTGGGAGTACAAAGGCTATTAAGGTGGGGAAACATCGGGATATTAAAAAACTCCCGTTGCACAGCATTCTGAAGAAGTACACGAAGCATACATCCGTCAAAATGGTTAAGGAAAAGCATGGCAATTCAAAAGGCCCTGGAGTCATAGAACTCTGCCGCAAATCGGTTAAGCGTGTCAAATTCTCAGAAGCAAATGGTGCACTTGGCAGTAAGAAGCAATGTTCCAAAAGACCCCAACTAGAAAGTATCTGCCAGCTACTGTCTGATGCTATgaattcttcttcatcatcatccatagAAATGTCCAGTGAAGAGGAACACATTATTGCAGAAAGCAGTAGTTCTCGCATGCCTGAGAAAGCCTTTGCTATGGCTAAGGATGCAAATGATAACACAAATCGTGATTATCAATCCGAGCGCAGTAGTACTGTAATGTCCACTGGTTTATTTGATCTGAATAAAAAATTGCCAGATCCTGCTGACTTGAACAGCCCTTATGATCCAAATTCAGAGGAGTCATGTCTTCAGCATACACAGGTTGGAACTCAGTGTATGGATCAACAAGTTATTGACAATGGAAAAGGAAGCCATAAAGAGTCGTCTTTCACTCCATATGCCCAAGAAGAACAGCAACATGCAGCTGACTTGGACAACAGAATGAAGTCCCCGTGTATACTGCGAAACCAAACTGTTCAGGATTCGGTTCAGCTGCAAAATTGGTGCTCCATGACTATGCATCATGGTGTCTCTCAGCTCTCAACTGGAGGTGAACCTTCTTCCTTTCAATTTCGAGGACATAATCTATCACACAGTGAGAAACAAATTTTTCATTCAGAAATGAACACGCAACAAGGTTCTAGGCCTTCTGCAGGACAAACCTTGCGCTTGATGGGTCGTGATCTTACAGTATCCAATACTAGAGTCGACAATTGGTCTGAGGCGGCACAGAAACAACCAAATCCTACTAAAGACCATCTTACCAACAGGTTGGTGTTGGAACTGCCACGACAAGGTCAGCCTTTCCTATCATTACAAACTCAGAGTATTCCCAACATTTCAGCAAGTTCTGCAAGCACGGTAGCTCATATTTCAGCAAGTTCAGGAAGCACAACTCAGGCACATTTTAGACACAGAACCCCACATAATGTCAGCCACCCTTTGCCCGCTGCCAATGTGTTCTCTGGTGATCCAAGATGTGAAGACAGGTGGAGGGACTTTACAGACTTGCAATCTCATAGAAATGTTCTATTTGGATGTCCACCTCTTTCCAATCATGGCAGTGCTGCCTTTATTCAGAATTCGCCACCTCCTTGGTGTTATTACTCTGATCATTCCACTAAGACAGATTCGCCCTCAGCACCATTTTCACCAATAAATATGGAGCATGTGACACCGTCTTCAGATTACCATGCCAATTTGCATATGTCATATGGTCTGTACTCTGCAAACTCATCAGTTCACCCTAATAACTCTGCAAATTTTACATGGAACCACCCAGACCAGATAGTTCAAGGAGTTCCTGATAGCAGAGCCTCAGCAGCCCTTCCATCCAGAAACGCAGGAACTCGAATGGCAAGAGCTGATCCTGACAATGCTACTTCATCGAGCAGCCGTTTTGTGCTGAGGTCAGGCCCAGTGAAGCTCAGCCCCGGGGCGAAGCATATCCTGATACCGAGTGAGAATACAGAGGATGGCAATTCCGCACCAATGTACTCTTGTGTGTCCTTTGGTAGCAGTAATGGAAATGTTTCGGCTCCTCACCAGAACAAAGGAGCAGGTTCCCGTAGGTTCTAG